A window of the Campylobacter massiliensis genome harbors these coding sequences:
- a CDS encoding ABC transporter ATP-binding protein — MNAQNISAQIRRLNLDEISLGQNLNARGDKIYGIDKAPSPTERKSNLSGSNLANKVKAKFSLHKNFRVNFSSANLPSNLTNASNLTASQSSNLTPNSSPKQQSDDYAIDVRGLTKKFGKKIITDGVDIRVKKGSVCGFLGPNGSGKTTTIRMLCGLLKPDGGSGSCLGYEFRGQSEAIRLKTGYMTQKFGWYDDLSVKENLEFIARLFAVKNQKAAVNQILDRLDLAPRQNHLAGSLSGGWKQRLALAMCLVHGPELLLLDEPTAGVDPKARREFWDIIHGLAQDGITVLVSTHYMDEAERCHELIYIAYGKILARGTQADIIAGYDLNVWQLSGDRAGEAASLLGSNAALSVSAFGNGYHVTAKDEAALQDAVKGLAIPQDELSLIPIKASLEDVFIHLLELYKDERF; from the coding sequence GTGAACGCGCAAAATATCTCCGCTCAAATTCGGCGCTTAAATTTAGACGAAATTTCGCTCGGGCAAAATTTAAACGCACGCGGCGATAAAATTTACGGCATAGACAAAGCTCCGTCGCCGACCGAAAGAAAATCAAATTTGAGCGGGTCAAATTTAGCAAACAAGGTCAAAGCCAAATTTAGCCTTCATAAAAATTTTCGCGTAAATTTTAGCAGCGCAAATTTGCCGTCAAATTTGACAAACGCCTCAAATTTAACTGCAAGCCAAAGCTCAAATTTGACTCCAAATTCGAGCCCAAAACAGCAGAGCGACGACTACGCCATCGACGTTAGAGGCCTCACCAAAAAATTCGGCAAAAAGATCATCACGGATGGCGTAGATATCAGGGTCAAAAAGGGCAGCGTGTGCGGATTTTTAGGGCCAAACGGCAGCGGCAAGACGACCACGATACGCATGCTTTGCGGCCTTTTAAAACCAGACGGCGGTAGCGGCAGCTGTCTGGGGTATGAATTTCGCGGCCAAAGCGAAGCCATACGCCTAAAAACAGGCTATATGACGCAGAAATTCGGTTGGTACGACGACCTTAGCGTGAAGGAAAATTTAGAATTTATCGCTAGGCTTTTTGCGGTCAAAAACCAAAAAGCCGCCGTAAATCAAATCCTAGACCGCTTAGACCTCGCCCCGCGTCAAAACCATCTAGCGGGCAGTTTATCTGGCGGCTGGAAACAGCGACTGGCGCTTGCGATGTGCCTCGTGCACGGCCCGGAGCTGCTTTTACTCGACGAGCCGACGGCGGGCGTAGATCCAAAGGCTAGGCGCGAGTTTTGGGATATCATCCACGGACTAGCCCAGGACGGCATCACCGTGCTAGTCTCCACGCACTACATGGACGAGGCCGAGCGCTGCCACGAGCTCATCTACATCGCCTACGGCAAGATCCTAGCCCGCGGCACGCAAGCAGACATCATCGCCGGCTACGATCTAAACGTCTGGCAGCTAAGCGGAGATAGGGCGGGCGAAGCGGCGTCGCTGCTAGGCTCAAACGCCGCGCTTAGCGTTTCGGCTTTTGGTAACGGCTATCACGTCACGGCAAAGGACGAGGCCGCGCTACAAGATGCGGTTAAAGGCCTTGCTATACCGCAAGACGAGCTAAGTCTAATACCGATCAAAGCAAGCCTAGAGGATGTTTTCATCCACCTGCTAGAGCTTTATAAAGACGAGCGGTTTTAG
- a CDS encoding HlyD family secretion protein encodes MSLNLSKFYAFFAFFILIFAGCADESRSAFFNGYVEGDYLYVAPGVSGQIVNLSVKEGVVVQKGEPLFEIESAEALANLDAAKANIEALEAELADLSTGKRPEEIERINAELKQAKTALWIAEANYDRAKSLLAKNAVSQKEFDAAKAEFDRANALVSELNAALKIANLPARIEQITSLKAKIKAAEAQERAARWRLEQTAVLAPKSGFVEDIFYKTGEFVQSSQPVLSLLPPGEVKIRFFVPAGALPGLREGQKARVSCEGCADFSARIVKIASAPEYAPPVIYNQTSQSTLVYLVEAVPENNATALHPSLPIKARLEP; translated from the coding sequence ATGAGTTTAAATTTGAGCAAATTTTACGCGTTTTTTGCCTTTTTTATCCTGATTTTTGCGGGCTGCGCGGACGAAAGCCGGAGCGCGTTTTTTAACGGCTACGTCGAAGGAGATTATCTTTACGTGGCGCCTGGCGTTAGCGGGCAGATCGTAAATTTAAGCGTCAAAGAGGGCGTCGTCGTCCAAAAAGGCGAGCCGCTTTTTGAGATTGAGAGCGCCGAAGCGCTGGCAAATTTAGACGCCGCAAAGGCTAACATAGAAGCTCTAGAGGCCGAGCTAGCCGACCTTAGCACGGGCAAGCGCCCGGAGGAGATCGAGCGGATAAATGCCGAGCTAAAACAAGCTAAGACCGCGCTTTGGATAGCGGAGGCCAACTACGATCGCGCAAAGTCGCTGCTAGCTAAAAACGCCGTTTCGCAAAAAGAATTTGACGCCGCAAAGGCGGAATTTGACCGCGCAAACGCCCTGGTTAGCGAGCTAAACGCCGCGCTAAAGATCGCAAATTTGCCCGCTAGAATCGAACAAATAACAAGCCTAAAAGCAAAAATAAAAGCGGCCGAAGCGCAGGAGCGAGCCGCGCGGTGGAGGCTGGAGCAAACCGCCGTCCTAGCGCCGAAATCCGGATTCGTCGAAGATATATTTTATAAAACGGGCGAGTTCGTCCAAAGCTCGCAGCCCGTGCTATCTCTACTGCCGCCGGGCGAGGTCAAGATCAGATTTTTCGTGCCCGCAGGCGCGCTGCCTGGCCTGCGCGAGGGGCAAAAAGCGCGCGTGAGCTGCGAGGGATGCGCGGACTTTAGCGCTCGCATCGTCAAAATCGCGTCCGCTCCCGAGTACGCCCCGCCCGTCATCTACAACCAAACCTCGCAAAGCACGCTAGTGTATCTAGTCGAAGCCGTACCCGAAAACAACGCAACCGCCTTGCACCCGTCGCTACCGATAAAAGCGAGGCTAGAGCCGTGA